One window of the Pyrinomonadaceae bacterium genome contains the following:
- a CDS encoding YceH family protein encodes MSLLTETEIRVLGSLIEKQITTPEYYPLTLHALTAACNQKNNRNPVMSLTEPEVERALDSLRDRNLAYVFHGSTSRVPKFKHVAPEILQLNPAELAVMCVLMLSGAQTVGEIRTRGSRLHEFSGLEEVDETLRGLSARESEPLVVKLPRQPGQKDARYVHLLSGEPDLAHLEAATAEQPARRADSARAPQLEEQVQMLKQQVEELARQFAEFRKQFE; translated from the coding sequence GTGTCGCTGCTTACCGAAACCGAAATCCGCGTCCTTGGCTCGCTGATCGAAAAGCAGATCACGACGCCCGAATACTATCCGCTGACGCTTCACGCACTCACCGCTGCGTGCAATCAGAAGAACAATCGTAATCCGGTGATGTCGCTCACCGAACCAGAAGTCGAACGCGCCCTCGACAGTTTGCGCGACCGGAACCTCGCTTACGTCTTTCATGGCAGCACGAGCCGCGTACCGAAGTTCAAGCATGTCGCACCTGAGATTCTGCAACTCAATCCGGCGGAACTCGCGGTGATGTGCGTGCTGATGTTGAGTGGGGCACAGACCGTCGGCGAAATTCGCACGCGCGGCTCTCGCCTTCACGAGTTCTCTGGACTGGAAGAAGTTGACGAGACGTTGCGCGGGCTCAGTGCGCGCGAATCCGAACCGCTCGTGGTGAAATTGCCAAGACAGCCGGGACAGAAAGATGCTCGCTATGTTCATCTGCTCTCAGGCGAGCCGGACCTGGCACACCTGGAAGCCGCCACCGCGGAACAGCCGGCACGACGCGCTGACTCGGCCCGCGCTCCTCAACTCGAAGAGCAGGTGCAAATGCTAAAGCAGCAGGTTGAGGAGCTGGCGAGGCAATTCGCTGAATTCAGAAAGCAGTTTGAATAA
- a CDS encoding DinB family protein, translating into MNLNDLNDLFRHMEWADASVWRAVLSSDAARADTKLHELFYHVHMVQRAFLRVWQGETRFTPFATFDEIAPLLEWGRSYYHELYARVEKWTAADLLSTLNAPWASRLTKPLGREAADTTLGQTAQQVAMHSLYHRGQVNARLRELGGEPPLVDYIAWLWLGRPEADWNF; encoded by the coding sequence ATGAATCTAAACGATCTCAACGATCTGTTTCGGCACATGGAGTGGGCGGACGCGAGCGTTTGGCGCGCCGTGCTTTCGTCAGACGCTGCGCGTGCGGACACCAAGCTGCACGAGTTGTTCTATCACGTGCACATGGTACAGCGCGCGTTCCTGCGCGTGTGGCAGGGCGAGACCCGGTTCACACCGTTTGCGACTTTTGACGAAATCGCACCGCTGCTCGAATGGGGACGCAGTTACTATCATGAGCTCTATGCTCGGGTGGAAAAGTGGACCGCGGCCGATCTATTGAGCACGCTCAACGCGCCCTGGGCTTCGCGGCTTACCAAACCGCTCGGCCGCGAGGCCGCGGACACGACGCTTGGGCAAACCGCGCAGCAAGTCGCGATGCATAGTCTCTATCATCGCGGCCAGGTAAACGCGCGCCTGCGCGAACTTGGCGGCGAACCGCCCCTGGTCGATTACATTGCGTGGCTTTGGCTGGGCCGACCGGAAGCGGATTGGAACTTCTAG
- a CDS encoding VWA domain-containing protein, whose amino-acid sequence MRWKAFLTLVVAALVLPVRAQQPPKQDPPAPWRVTTPVDPSQQDKRQSEDDDEVVRITTNLVQIDAVVTKDNKLVTGLTEDDFEVLEDGKPQFIKSFSFVSMVKPADQSTTGTVASAKAKNAVMAPPPTFKPNEPHRTIAFVYDDIGSSAGTIGQVRKQIRKFIEEEMQPNDLVAIIRTGGEVGALQQFTNDKRILLRAVENFRYSTASRLGVSMFPSGMDSLAGGSRGGAYAGQSLEQSLRVLRFILLGMREIPGRKSMILLSEHFPRDTMFGLPPDRSSFLTRDTISSIGDGRSMFSNYRGVQRLAELAIRSSVVIYGVDIRGLVPFMMAPIDTFSNPNPRPAGDQPFQALRAQSHWLQDSRAGQDYLARETGGFVIKNSNNYFRRITEDQTGYYLIGYRPTETTFNRSFHKITVRVKRPGLTVRTRSGFYGMTDEDTRPMQLTGHDRLNMALMSPLGASDVEVHLTALFAAAPKVGSLLRSLIHFSAQDLEFIKEPGGQQTATLNLAAIVFGDNGNVIEQLTETRSIRVDEKDLDRLRADGLVYQFDVPLKKPGAYQFRVAVRDANSSQIGTARQFVEVPDLKKNVLTLSGITVSLEAQANSSNSLVTDLRNAAIRRFPPESNLWFGYIIYNARTDKAGASLTAQSRVFQDGKLVHEGEPQPIDFTGQSDLKRISTGGGLKLGKLPAGEYQLQLVVREQSSGKEKPRVAWQMIDFEIVK is encoded by the coding sequence ATGCGTTGGAAAGCTTTTCTTACGTTAGTCGTCGCGGCGTTAGTGTTGCCGGTACGCGCGCAACAACCGCCGAAACAGGATCCACCCGCGCCCTGGCGTGTCACCACCCCCGTTGATCCGTCTCAGCAGGACAAACGTCAATCAGAGGACGACGATGAGGTCGTGCGCATCACCACGAATCTGGTGCAGATCGACGCGGTCGTAACAAAAGACAACAAGCTGGTAACTGGTCTCACGGAGGACGATTTTGAAGTCCTTGAGGATGGAAAGCCCCAGTTCATCAAGAGCTTCTCGTTTGTCTCAATGGTGAAACCCGCGGATCAGTCCACGACGGGCACGGTAGCTTCGGCTAAAGCGAAAAACGCGGTGATGGCGCCCCCACCGACATTCAAACCCAACGAACCGCACCGCACGATTGCATTCGTTTACGATGATATCGGCAGCTCCGCCGGCACGATCGGACAAGTAAGAAAACAGATCCGGAAATTCATTGAAGAGGAAATGCAGCCCAACGATCTGGTGGCCATTATTCGCACCGGAGGCGAAGTCGGCGCGTTGCAACAGTTCACGAACGATAAGCGGATTCTGCTGCGCGCGGTTGAAAATTTTCGTTACAGCACGGCGAGTCGCCTGGGTGTTTCAATGTTTCCTTCAGGTATGGATTCGCTGGCGGGTGGCAGTCGCGGCGGGGCATATGCCGGACAATCATTGGAACAGAGCCTGCGGGTGTTACGGTTTATTCTGCTCGGCATGCGAGAAATCCCGGGGCGCAAGTCAATGATTCTGCTCTCTGAGCATTTTCCGCGCGACACAATGTTCGGTCTCCCGCCAGACCGCAGCTCATTTCTCACGCGGGACACCATATCGTCAATTGGTGACGGTCGTTCAATGTTCAGCAACTACCGCGGCGTACAAAGGCTCGCGGAACTGGCGATTCGGTCGTCAGTGGTGATTTACGGCGTGGACATTCGCGGTTTAGTGCCTTTCATGATGGCGCCCATCGATACTTTTTCCAATCCCAATCCCAGACCCGCGGGTGATCAGCCATTTCAGGCGTTGCGAGCCCAAAGTCATTGGCTTCAGGACAGTCGCGCCGGTCAGGACTATCTGGCGAGAGAGACAGGCGGCTTCGTCATCAAGAACTCCAACAACTATTTCAGGCGCATCACTGAAGACCAGACTGGTTACTATCTAATCGGTTATCGTCCGACTGAGACGACGTTCAATCGCAGCTTTCACAAAATTACGGTCAGAGTGAAACGCCCGGGCCTAACGGTACGTACGCGATCCGGATTTTACGGCATGACGGACGAGGATACGCGCCCGATGCAATTAACGGGTCACGATCGCCTGAACATGGCACTGATGTCGCCGTTGGGCGCTTCGGATGTTGAAGTGCATTTGACCGCGCTGTTCGCCGCGGCGCCAAAGGTGGGCTCGTTGCTGCGTTCCTTGATTCATTTCTCCGCACAAGATTTGGAGTTCATTAAGGAACCTGGGGGACAGCAAACGGCCACCTTGAACCTGGCGGCAATCGTCTTTGGTGATAACGGCAACGTCATCGAACAACTCACCGAAACGCGCTCGATTCGTGTCGATGAAAAAGACTTGGATCGGCTAAGGGCTGACGGACTGGTTTACCAATTTGACGTCCCGCTGAAGAAGCCGGGAGCTTATCAATTCCGCGTCGCCGTACGCGATGCAAATTCATCTCAGATCGGAACGGCGCGGCAATTTGTCGAGGTACCGGATCTGAAGAAGAACGTGCTGACGTTGTCAGGCATCACCGTCTCACTTGAGGCGCAAGCAAACAGCAGCAACTCGCTGGTCACTGATTTGAGAAATGCCGCCATTCGCCGTTTCCCACCAGAATCCAACCTCTGGTTCGGCTACATTATTTACAATGCGCGAACTGACAAGGCTGGGGCATCGCTCACCGCCCAATCCAGAGTTTTTCAGGATGGAAAGCTTGTTCATGAGGGTGAGCCGCAGCCGATTGACTTCACCGGCCAGAGCGATTTGAAACGAATCTCAACCGGCGGCGGCCTAAAGCTTGGCAAGCTGCCTGCCGGCGAGTACCAACTTCAGCTTGTGGTCCGGGAGCAATCTTCCGGAAAAGAGAAGCCCCGCGTCGCATGGCAAATGATTGATTTTGAAATCGTGAAATAG
- a CDS encoding head GIN domain-containing protein, whose protein sequence is MRKRLLVSILTVAVLFTFSACRHFGKGVQGSGVRKAEKRDLPAFKSIETNGAFEIRVTCQKEASFEIEGDDNLLPLVKTDVRNGVLRIYNDGSYSATQAIAVRITLSDLEAISSTGAADIEVANVKNNQLSISWQGAGRIEATGDTKFIQISSTGAGEIDSGKLRAERAKVSVTGAAHVDVYASQQLDVTVSGVGQVTYGGNPPVVNKSVTGLGSVNKKESGSS, encoded by the coding sequence ATGCGAAAACGTTTATTGGTTTCAATCTTAACGGTCGCCGTTCTATTCACATTCTCCGCCTGTCGCCATTTCGGCAAAGGCGTTCAAGGCTCCGGAGTTCGCAAGGCTGAGAAGCGAGACTTGCCGGCTTTCAAGTCGATCGAAACCAACGGCGCTTTTGAAATCCGGGTCACCTGTCAGAAGGAAGCCAGTTTTGAGATCGAAGGTGACGATAATCTTCTGCCGTTAGTCAAAACTGACGTGCGCAACGGGGTTCTCCGCATTTATAACGACGGCTCGTATTCGGCGACGCAAGCGATCGCCGTGCGCATAACGCTTTCGGATCTTGAAGCAATCAGTTCGACGGGAGCGGCCGACATTGAAGTCGCGAACGTGAAGAACAACCAACTCAGTATCAGTTGGCAGGGCGCCGGAAGAATTGAAGCCACGGGCGATACCAAATTCATCCAGATAAGCTCAACCGGCGCCGGCGAGATCGACAGCGGGAAACTACGCGCCGAGCGTGCAAAGGTGTCGGTCACCGGAGCCGCGCACGTCGATGTCTATGCGAGCCAGCAACTCGACGTCACAGTTTCGGGCGTCGGACAAGTTACCTATGGCGGAAATCCACCGGTCGTGAATAAGAGCGTGACGGGACTCGGCAGCGTGAATAAGAAAGAATCCGGAAGCAGCTGA
- a CDS encoding class I SAM-dependent methyltransferase: MPTENVAFIGSIPENYDRYLGPVLFEPYAKDLVERLNVSEGGSLLEVACGTGIVTRRLRDRLPPSVKIVATDLNEAMINFAAQKFRADENIEWKPADALDLPFDDGSFDAVICQFGLMFFPDKQRGVSEAFRVLKPNGQYTFSVWDAIERTDLAKATETVIKQFFPENPPDFYDIPFSFHEQDKLQSVLMTAGFREIKIDVVPFPCVSASARDAAHGLIHGNPVINAINERDPAKAPEIEAALAEKIAAHFGDTPVNAQMQAIVCSALR; the protein is encoded by the coding sequence ATGCCCACAGAAAATGTCGCCTTCATCGGATCGATTCCCGAGAACTATGACCGCTATCTTGGGCCCGTCTTGTTCGAACCTTACGCGAAAGATTTGGTTGAGCGCCTCAACGTCTCCGAAGGTGGCTCGCTGCTTGAGGTCGCGTGCGGAACCGGGATCGTGACGCGGCGGTTGCGGGATCGTCTGCCGCCAAGCGTGAAGATCGTCGCAACTGACCTGAATGAAGCGATGATTAATTTTGCCGCGCAGAAGTTCCGCGCAGACGAGAACATCGAATGGAAGCCGGCCGACGCTCTCGATCTACCGTTCGACGATGGGTCGTTCGACGCGGTCATTTGTCAGTTCGGTTTGATGTTCTTCCCTGATAAGCAACGGGGAGTGAGCGAGGCGTTTCGCGTGCTGAAGCCGAACGGCCAGTACACCTTCAGCGTTTGGGATGCGATTGAGCGCACCGATCTGGCGAAAGCCACCGAGACTGTCATCAAGCAGTTCTTTCCCGAGAATCCGCCGGACTTCTACGACATCCCGTTCTCGTTCCACGAGCAGGACAAGCTTCAGTCGGTGCTGATGACCGCCGGCTTCCGCGAGATCAAAATCGACGTCGTGCCGTTTCCGTGCGTGAGCGCGTCGGCGCGCGATGCCGCCCATGGATTGATTCACGGCAATCCCGTAATCAATGCCATCAATGAACGCGATCCGGCGAAGGCGCCGGAGATCGAGGCAGCATTGGCCGAGAAGATTGCCGCGCACTTCGGCGATACTCCGGTCAACGCACAAATGCAGGCGATTGTTTGCAGCGCCCTTCGCTGA
- a CDS encoding microviridin/marinostatin family tricyclic proteinase inhibitor, whose amino-acid sequence MSKQKKQEETGNAKPFFARYLEGQDPESASAKVGGSRSLSYKKAAAGPVTMKAPSDKDELVYLPHYLTKEDIPEKLRDAKLVTLKYPSDRDEYVYNAEYISKTAVPKANVAAKEGTFKLKKKRTLKGK is encoded by the coding sequence ATGAGCAAACAAAAGAAACAAGAAGAGACGGGAAATGCGAAACCGTTTTTTGCGAGATATCTTGAGGGACAGGATCCTGAGTCGGCCAGCGCAAAAGTTGGCGGAAGCAGAAGCCTCAGCTACAAAAAGGCCGCCGCTGGTCCAGTGACCATGAAGGCTCCATCGGACAAGGATGAGCTGGTCTATCTTCCTCACTACCTGACCAAAGAGGACATCCCGGAAAAGCTTCGAGATGCCAAGCTAGTGACACTCAAATACCCGTCTGATCGCGACGAGTATGTTTACAACGCTGAATACATTTCCAAGACGGCGGTGCCGAAGGCCAACGTCGCGGCCAAGGAAGGGACCTTTAAACTCAAGAAGAAAAGGACACTCAAGGGAAAATAG
- a CDS encoding VWA domain-containing protein codes for MSKRPFLPFFASLLLVWPTHGQEPQAQKSETKPNKAAASSTQTPPTKDEQDDVVRITTGLVQLDAVVTKDGKQVTDLTADDFEISEDGRPQTITHFSYVSNIRATAETKPNSPPAASQEKMTTAPVLPALIKPHETRRTIAIVVDDLGISLDSMLSVKQQLRKFVDEQLQPNDLVAIIRTGGEVGSLQQFTTDRRLLHRAIESLRWNLCSRVGNSALAPSPGLTVPTKTLGTGQNAVGLCANVHGGPLKGTVRALRFILQGMRELPGRKSMVLLSDDLPLDVPDLDSLERGPIRPPNPIGDAPDSDKIRGIDETQFGNEGVLRRMAEIANRSSVVIYTVDTRGMKATGITAADNLTPSGPGTRPTGPSYLSTRTLTMLNDRSGQMQDARGGMSLLARQTGGFLTSNSNDFGLPRVLLDQEGYYLIGYRPSAETFNRAFHNIKARVKRPGLTLRTREGFYGLNDKEVMPNRPASRDQLNAALMSPFGKVDIELRMTALFANTKSAGSAVRCLLHFNPDALTFSDQPDGARKAKFNLSGILFGDNGGVVDQVIETRTLRLSGKDYDRAQREGLVYQLDMQVKKPGSYQFRAAVQDATSSKTGTVGQIVEVPDLRARRVAISGITISTGGLPVAAQGSDQNRAGDDQETVDIGQLAIRRFRQSSNLFYAYVVYMAQIDKTSRSPSLTAEARIFHDGKLIYAGASKAIDTAGQADLDRISAGGGLQLNSLKPGEYVLQIIVTDRLANEKLGTATQWIDFEIVP; via the coding sequence ATGAGCAAGAGACCTTTTCTTCCCTTTTTCGCGTCACTGCTTCTGGTGTGGCCCACGCACGGTCAAGAGCCTCAAGCGCAAAAGTCTGAGACCAAACCAAACAAAGCGGCGGCGTCTTCCACTCAAACCCCGCCCACCAAAGATGAACAGGACGACGTGGTGAGAATTACCACCGGCCTGGTTCAGCTCGATGCGGTGGTGACCAAAGACGGCAAGCAGGTCACGGATTTGACCGCAGACGATTTCGAAATCAGCGAAGACGGTCGGCCGCAAACGATTACTCACTTTTCTTACGTTTCAAACATTCGAGCGACCGCCGAAACCAAACCTAATAGCCCGCCGGCTGCGTCTCAGGAAAAAATGACGACCGCGCCGGTTTTGCCGGCACTCATTAAGCCACACGAAACGCGTCGCACGATTGCGATCGTGGTGGACGATTTGGGTATCTCGCTTGACAGCATGCTGTCCGTCAAACAGCAGCTACGGAAATTTGTTGACGAGCAACTGCAACCCAACGATCTGGTAGCCATCATTCGAACTGGAGGAGAAGTCGGTTCGCTGCAGCAATTCACCACTGACCGGCGTCTGCTGCACCGGGCAATCGAGAGTCTGCGTTGGAATCTTTGCAGCCGCGTCGGCAATTCTGCCCTGGCGCCGTCGCCCGGTCTCACGGTCCCCACGAAGACACTTGGCACGGGTCAGAATGCGGTGGGGTTGTGTGCGAACGTGCATGGCGGTCCGTTGAAGGGCACCGTGCGCGCCCTGCGATTTATCCTGCAAGGCATGCGCGAGTTGCCCGGTCGCAAATCAATGGTGCTGCTGTCTGACGATTTGCCGCTGGATGTTCCCGATCTGGACTCGCTTGAGCGTGGACCGATTAGGCCGCCGAATCCGATCGGCGATGCCCCGGACTCCGACAAGATCAGAGGCATTGACGAGACTCAGTTCGGCAACGAGGGCGTGCTCCGCCGGATGGCTGAGATTGCGAATCGCTCGTCGGTTGTCATCTACACAGTCGATACGCGAGGAATGAAGGCGACCGGGATCACCGCCGCGGACAACCTCACTCCCAGCGGACCAGGGACGAGGCCGACCGGGCCCTCTTACCTATCCACTAGGACGCTTACCATGCTGAACGATCGCTCGGGCCAGATGCAGGACGCTCGTGGCGGCATGTCGCTGCTGGCCCGGCAAACCGGGGGTTTTCTGACTAGCAACTCAAACGATTTTGGGCTGCCCCGCGTGCTGTTGGATCAGGAAGGTTATTATCTAATCGGCTATCGACCGAGCGCGGAAACCTTCAACCGGGCCTTTCATAATATTAAGGCGCGGGTAAAACGGCCGGGCCTGACTTTGCGGACACGCGAAGGCTTTTATGGCCTCAACGATAAAGAGGTAATGCCGAACCGGCCGGCCAGCCGCGACCAATTGAACGCGGCCCTCATGTCCCCCTTTGGCAAGGTAGACATTGAGTTGCGCATGACCGCTCTCTTCGCCAACACCAAATCGGCCGGTTCAGCGGTTCGTTGCCTGCTTCACTTCAACCCTGACGCGCTCACTTTCAGCGACCAACCCGATGGCGCTCGCAAAGCGAAGTTCAATCTGAGCGGGATACTCTTCGGAGACAACGGCGGCGTCGTTGACCAGGTTATCGAGACCAGGACCCTGCGGTTGAGCGGCAAAGATTACGATCGAGCGCAACGGGAAGGGCTCGTTTATCAGTTGGATATGCAGGTTAAGAAGCCTGGTTCTTACCAATTCCGCGCTGCGGTGCAAGATGCGACGTCGTCAAAGACCGGGACCGTCGGCCAAATTGTCGAGGTCCCCGATCTTCGCGCCAGACGCGTGGCGATTTCGGGAATCACGATCTCAACCGGCGGCCTACCCGTCGCAGCTCAAGGGTCTGACCAAAACCGCGCCGGCGATGATCAAGAGACGGTTGACATCGGCCAGCTCGCGATCCGGCGCTTCCGCCAGAGCTCAAATCTTTTTTATGCCTATGTCGTCTATATGGCCCAGATTGACAAGACGAGCCGCTCTCCCTCATTGACCGCAGAGGCCAGAATTTTCCACGACGGCAAGCTCATTTACGCGGGCGCTTCTAAGGCGATCGATACTGCGGGTCAGGCGGACCTTGACCGCATTAGCGCGGGCGGAGGCCTGCAACTTAATTCGCTGAAACCCGGCGAATATGTTCTTCAAATTATCGTCACGGACAGGCTCGCTAACGAAAAGCTGGGTACCGCGACCCAATGGATCGATTTTGAAATCGTCCCATAG
- a CDS encoding MmcQ/YjbR family DNA-binding protein — protein sequence MSPKAKPKDGKEQIERVRRICLSLPETWEKISHGEPTWFVGKKVFAMFSNNHHGDGHVAVTVPAAIGIQEMLIKKSPKKFYSPPYVGVRGWIGIEVDRVSDKELELHLREAWQLIAPAKFHQLLTPEVKFPKTSNRKTT from the coding sequence ATGAGTCCGAAAGCAAAACCGAAAGACGGCAAAGAGCAAATTGAGCGCGTGCGGCGCATCTGTCTTTCGCTTCCCGAAACATGGGAGAAAATATCGCACGGTGAGCCGACGTGGTTTGTCGGCAAGAAAGTCTTCGCGATGTTCTCGAACAATCATCACGGTGACGGCCATGTCGCGGTCACGGTGCCGGCAGCGATCGGGATTCAGGAAATGCTCATCAAGAAGTCGCCGAAGAAGTTTTATAGCCCGCCGTACGTAGGCGTGCGGGGTTGGATTGGTATCGAAGTCGATCGGGTCAGCGACAAAGAACTCGAATTGCACCTTCGTGAGGCCTGGCAACTGATCGCTCCCGCGAAATTTCATCAGTTGCTGACTCCCGAAGTTAAATTCCCGAAAACCTCGAACCGCAAAACCACGTAG
- a CDS encoding MvdC family ATP-grasp ribosomal peptide maturase: MGSRSTADTVLMLTHSGDYFTVDRVAAALVRRGVKTFRFDTDRFPEKTKLIAKFTGRAVTHVIKDGAKSVDASAIRAVWARKIWWPSLPEDLDPDFQGMCMRESMAALESFLNGLSFARWVNEPRNDRQAENKLWQLRTAQEVGLTVPRTLMTNDPVQMRSFFREVNKKMVAKLLTPISISMDAAPAFVHTSEVTSRDVADGNMLRHSPMVFQEQIPKACELRIAFVNGSMFVGAIDASGSKDGQVDWRLSSPEDVHWRRDEVPADVFTKLSALMSKLGLVYGAIDLIRTPGGEHVFLEVNSGGEWGMLERDLDYPISEAIAEALLDKGVQT, encoded by the coding sequence ATGGGAAGCCGGTCAACAGCCGATACGGTGCTAATGCTGACGCACAGCGGGGACTACTTCACAGTTGATCGAGTCGCCGCTGCTCTTGTGCGCCGGGGTGTGAAAACTTTTCGCTTTGACACCGATCGTTTTCCTGAAAAAACAAAACTAATTGCCAAATTCACCGGCCGCGCCGTCACCCATGTGATTAAGGACGGCGCAAAGAGCGTCGACGCAAGCGCGATCCGGGCAGTTTGGGCGCGAAAGATCTGGTGGCCAAGCCTTCCCGAGGATCTCGACCCTGATTTCCAGGGCATGTGCATGCGCGAATCGATGGCCGCCCTTGAATCATTTCTCAACGGCCTCTCTTTCGCGCGGTGGGTAAATGAGCCGCGGAACGATCGGCAAGCTGAAAACAAATTGTGGCAACTGCGAACGGCGCAGGAGGTTGGGCTGACGGTGCCGAGGACGCTCATGACAAATGATCCCGTCCAAATGAGGAGCTTTTTTCGAGAAGTAAACAAAAAGATGGTCGCCAAACTTCTCACGCCGATCTCAATCAGCATGGATGCTGCGCCCGCATTCGTCCACACCAGCGAAGTAACCAGCCGGGACGTGGCCGATGGAAACATGCTGCGCCACAGCCCCATGGTTTTTCAGGAGCAGATTCCGAAGGCCTGCGAGCTACGCATCGCGTTTGTGAACGGCAGTATGTTTGTGGGCGCCATCGACGCGAGCGGATCAAAAGACGGCCAGGTAGACTGGCGGCTTTCTTCACCTGAGGATGTACATTGGCGGCGCGATGAAGTGCCGGCCGATGTGTTCACGAAACTCAGCGCGTTGATGTCGAAGTTGGGATTAGTCTACGGCGCGATTGACTTGATTCGGACCCCCGGAGGTGAGCACGTCTTTCTCGAAGTCAATTCGGGAGGAGAGTGGGGAATGCTGGAGCGCGACCTTGATTACCCGATCTCGGAAGCGATCGCTGAAGCGCTCCTTGATAAAGGAGTTCA
- a CDS encoding PaaI family thioesterase, with product MAGANAPNPHFAADVTNSFAQQAIMNLISARLARVEPGVVEIELPFRADLTQQDGYLHAGVITTVADSAAGYAAYTLMPAGSRVLSIEFKVNLLRPARGELFVARAEVIKAGRTLTVVRADVFATGANSEKELIATMQGTMMCLR from the coding sequence ATGGCTGGTGCCAACGCTCCTAATCCACACTTTGCGGCTGATGTCACAAACAGCTTCGCGCAACAAGCGATCATGAATCTGATTAGCGCACGGCTGGCTCGGGTCGAACCCGGCGTCGTGGAAATTGAGTTGCCGTTTCGCGCGGATCTAACTCAGCAAGACGGATATCTTCACGCGGGAGTGATCACGACGGTGGCGGACTCCGCGGCCGGTTACGCGGCGTACACTCTAATGCCCGCCGGGTCGCGCGTGTTGAGTATTGAATTCAAAGTGAATCTGTTGCGGCCGGCGCGTGGTGAATTGTTTGTCGCCCGCGCGGAAGTCATCAAGGCCGGGCGAACACTGACTGTCGTACGCGCGGATGTTTTTGCTACGGGCGCGAATTCTGAAAAAGAATTGATCGCCACGATGCAGGGCACGATGATGTGTCTGCGATAG
- a CDS encoding GNAT family N-acetyltransferase, producing MFELETHRLTLRHLSPETDPEFILRLLNEPSFLQYIGDKNVRTLDDARAYIRNGPMKSYEENGFGLYRVGLKEDGRAIGICGLIKRDTLPEPDVGFAFLPEYWNQGYAHEAAAEVMRYAREELRLDRILAITSPDNEASGKLLGKIGLHLQRTIRLSDDADEVKLFSTDNKPSEP from the coding sequence ATGTTCGAACTCGAAACCCACAGGCTCACGCTCCGACATCTTTCGCCGGAGACTGATCCAGAATTTATCCTGCGACTTCTGAACGAGCCGTCGTTCCTGCAATACATCGGCGACAAAAACGTGCGCACACTCGACGACGCACGCGCCTATATTCGCAATGGCCCGATGAAGAGTTATGAAGAAAACGGTTTCGGATTGTACCGGGTCGGCCTGAAAGAAGACGGTCGCGCGATTGGAATCTGCGGCCTCATCAAGCGTGACACCTTGCCTGAGCCCGACGTTGGATTTGCTTTCCTGCCTGAGTACTGGAACCAGGGTTACGCGCATGAAGCGGCGGCCGAGGTGATGCGCTACGCGCGCGAGGAGCTGCGGCTTGATCGCATTCTTGCGATTACTTCGCCCGACAATGAAGCTTCGGGAAAGCTGCTCGGAAAGATTGGATTACACTTGCAACGGACGATTCGATTGTCCGACGACGCGGACGAAGTTAAGCTGTTTTCGACAGACAACAAACCGTCAGAGCCATGA